In Vicinamibacteria bacterium, a genomic segment contains:
- a CDS encoding inositol-3-phosphate synthase, which yields MMKEQPRFEIAPPEGGLVVLLPGLGAVSTTFIAGIQAVRRGLAKPIGSLTQMGTIRLGKRTEKRAPRITDFVPLASLEDLSFAAWDIFEEDGYLSAVTAGVLERALLNELRADLEAVRPMKAVFDQSFVKKLHGTHVKAGKSKMDLAEQLMEDIDEVKRTTGCSRATMIWCASTETYLARNEVHEDVAAFERGLKESSPEIAPSMIYAYAALKCGVPYFNGAPNLTVDVPALTQLSYELGVPIGGKDFKTGQTLLKTILAPGLKARMLGLSGWFSSNILGNRDGEVLDDPGSFKTKEESKLSVLEYILQPELYPDLYDKFYHKVRINYYPPRGDNKEGWDNIDIFGWLGYPMQIKVDFLCRDSILAAPLVLDLALFSDLAARAGFKGIQEWLSFYFKSPMSPQGVYPEHDLFIQLTKLKNTLRYLMGEDQITHLGEYVLEHDPTKKPELVSE from the coding sequence ATGATGAAAGAGCAACCGCGATTCGAGATAGCCCCTCCCGAGGGTGGGCTCGTCGTCCTCCTGCCCGGCCTCGGGGCGGTGAGCACGACTTTCATAGCCGGCATCCAGGCCGTGAGACGAGGGCTGGCCAAGCCCATCGGCTCGCTGACTCAGATGGGCACGATCCGCCTGGGCAAACGAACGGAGAAGCGAGCGCCGCGCATCACGGATTTCGTGCCGCTTGCGTCCCTAGAGGACCTGTCGTTCGCGGCGTGGGATATTTTCGAAGAGGACGGCTATCTGTCTGCCGTCACCGCCGGGGTGCTCGAGCGCGCTCTGTTGAACGAGCTGCGCGCCGATTTGGAAGCGGTGCGGCCGATGAAGGCGGTTTTCGATCAGAGCTTCGTCAAGAAGCTCCACGGAACCCACGTCAAGGCGGGCAAGAGCAAGATGGATCTCGCCGAGCAGCTCATGGAGGACATCGACGAGGTCAAGAGGACGACGGGTTGTTCACGGGCGACGATGATTTGGTGTGCTTCGACGGAAACCTATCTGGCGAGGAACGAGGTTCACGAGGACGTCGCCGCGTTCGAAAGAGGACTGAAGGAGAGCTCGCCCGAGATTGCCCCGTCGATGATCTACGCCTACGCCGCCCTCAAGTGCGGGGTTCCTTACTTCAATGGCGCGCCCAACTTGACAGTGGATGTTCCGGCGCTCACCCAGCTTTCGTACGAGCTCGGGGTGCCCATTGGAGGAAAGGACTTCAAGACCGGCCAGACTCTGCTCAAGACGATTCTGGCGCCCGGCCTGAAAGCGCGAATGTTGGGTCTTTCGGGTTGGTTCTCGTCGAACATCCTCGGAAATCGGGATGGCGAAGTCTTGGACGATCCTGGCTCGTTCAAGACCAAGGAGGAGTCGAAACTCTCGGTTCTCGAGTACATCCTCCAGCCGGAGCTCTACCCCGACCTCTACGACAAGTTCTATCACAAGGTCCGCATCAACTATTACCCTCCGCGAGGCGACAACAAGGAAGGGTGGGACAATATCGACATCTTCGGATGGCTCGGCTACCCGATGCAGATCAAGGTCGACTTTCTCTGCCGCGACTCGATCCTGGCGGCACCCCTGGTGCTGGACCTCGCTCTGTTCTCGGACCTTGCTGCCCGGGCCGGCTTCAAGGGCATTCAGGAATGGCTGTCGTTCTACTTCAAGAGTCCGATGTCGCCCCAAGGCGTCTATCCGGAGCACGACCTGTTCATCCAGCTCACGAAGCTCAAGAATACGCTTCGATATCTCATGGGTGAGGACCAGATCACGCATCTCGGTGAGTACGTGCTCGAGCACGATCCGACCAAGAAACCCGAGCTCGTTTCCGAGTGA
- a CDS encoding 4Fe-4S dicluster domain-containing protein, protein MKISTDRCVACGNCIPVCPVGAIDIDPSIRRAVVDQERCVECFTCYRGLSTEHLNPTLVRTIRTVLGWVRVRFDPEPDVCPTAAIEPQELSWPRIVRRAFSDPLVPHESTGIHGRGTEEVKTNDVTHRVAEGEAGFTIEFGRPTVSASFRDISALTEALAGAGVEFEANNPVTHLMTDKKTGRIREDVLDERVLSAIVEIKTTMDRVPEILETATEAAKKIDTIVSIGVSTRCDDEGRSALEDVLHDEGFAFWRGKTNLGLGRRPQVTRAT, encoded by the coding sequence GTGAAGATATCCACCGACCGCTGCGTCGCTTGCGGGAACTGCATCCCGGTCTGCCCCGTCGGCGCAATCGACATCGACCCCTCGATCCGCCGAGCGGTAGTCGATCAGGAACGCTGCGTGGAATGCTTCACCTGCTACCGCGGACTGTCCACCGAACACCTCAACCCGACGCTCGTTCGCACGATACGTACCGTGCTGGGCTGGGTGAGGGTCCGTTTCGACCCCGAGCCCGACGTGTGTCCCACTGCCGCCATCGAGCCACAGGAGCTCTCGTGGCCACGCATCGTGAGACGCGCCTTCAGCGATCCGCTCGTCCCTCATGAGAGTACGGGGATCCACGGGCGTGGCACCGAAGAAGTCAAGACGAACGACGTGACGCATCGAGTCGCCGAGGGGGAAGCCGGTTTTACTATCGAGTTCGGCCGTCCGACGGTGTCCGCGAGCTTCCGTGACATCTCCGCACTCACCGAGGCGCTCGCCGGGGCGGGCGTCGAGTTCGAGGCCAACAATCCGGTCACCCACCTGATGACGGACAAGAAGACGGGACGCATTCGCGAGGACGTCCTCGACGAGCGCGTGCTCTCTGCCATTGTAGAGATCAAGACGACCATGGACCGCGTTCCCGAGATCCTCGAGACCGCGACCGAAGCCGCCAAGAAGATCGACACCATCGTCTCGATCGGGGTCTCCACACGCTGCGACGACGAAGGCCGCAGTGCTCTCGAGGACGTGCTCCACGACGAGGGTTTTGCTTTTTGGCGGGGAAAGACGAACCTCGGCCTCGGCCGCCGTCCACAGGTCACTCGGGCAACGTGA